A stretch of the Chlamydia pecorum E58 genome encodes the following:
- a CDS encoding class I SAM-dependent methyltransferase — MWKNPYAQLRRLPQSSLLKDGNVYGETPWSALYTISKAFEITSTEVVYDLGCGLGKACFWFSHVVGCQVVGIDNQEEFIRFSSKVHGKLSSIPALFCLKDFQEVSLSQASCVYFYGSSYSLRILRNLMQVFSELPSGSYVISISFPLDSLARGKELFSIEKSCSVRFPWGKTIAYKNIRK; from the coding sequence TTGTGGAAGAATCCTTATGCACAGTTACGTCGTTTACCACAATCTTCTTTGCTTAAAGATGGCAACGTCTATGGGGAAACTCCATGGTCAGCATTATATACTATAAGCAAGGCTTTTGAAATTACCTCTACTGAGGTAGTGTATGATTTAGGATGTGGGTTAGGGAAAGCATGCTTTTGGTTTTCTCATGTTGTGGGATGCCAAGTGGTCGGGATAGACAATCAAGAGGAGTTTATTCGGTTTTCTTCGAAAGTTCATGGGAAGCTTTCTTCTATTCCAGCATTATTTTGCCTCAAGGATTTCCAAGAAGTCTCATTATCTCAAGCTTCCTGCGTCTATTTTTATGGTTCTTCCTATTCCTTGAGGATCTTGAGAAACCTTATGCAGGTATTTTCAGAGCTTCCTTCAGGAAGTTATGTAATTAGTATTTCTTTCCCTCTAGATTCTCTTGCTCGAGGGAAAGAACTGTTTTCTATAGAGAAAAGCTGTTCTGTACGCTTTCCTTGGGGAAAAACCATAGCATACAAAAATATTCGCAAGTAG
- the ispH gene encoding 4-hydroxy-3-methylbut-2-enyl diphosphate reductase: MRKLIVCNPRGFCSGVVRAIRIVEEALRRWGPPIYVKHEIVHNLHVVNSLREKGAVFIEDLKDVPIGQRVIYSAHGVSPQVRKEAQSRGLIEIDATCVLVTKVHSAVKLYVSKGYQVILIGHKKHVEIIGIQGEAPESITVVENVHDVERLPFSQNVPLFYVTQTTLSMDDVEEITLALHQRYPSIVTLPSSSICYATTNRQGALRSVLSRVGFAFIIGDINSSNSNRLFEVAQRRKVPSVLINGPEYISKEILTYPGDIALTSGASTPEYVVQACIDQLLEIIPGLKIEDDIFAVEDVVFQLPKELRS; the protein is encoded by the coding sequence ATGCGTAAGCTTATTGTATGTAATCCTCGGGGATTTTGTTCTGGAGTTGTTAGGGCAATTCGTATTGTTGAAGAGGCTTTAAGGCGGTGGGGGCCTCCGATTTATGTAAAGCATGAGATCGTGCATAATCTTCATGTGGTCAATAGTTTGCGAGAAAAGGGAGCTGTATTTATTGAGGATCTGAAGGATGTTCCTATAGGGCAGAGGGTGATTTATTCTGCACATGGGGTTTCTCCACAGGTTCGTAAAGAGGCTCAGAGTCGAGGGCTTATTGAGATTGATGCTACTTGTGTATTGGTCACAAAAGTTCATTCTGCTGTGAAGCTGTATGTGAGTAAGGGATACCAGGTAATTCTGATTGGGCATAAAAAGCATGTAGAGATTATTGGTATTCAGGGTGAGGCTCCTGAGAGTATTACTGTGGTAGAGAATGTCCATGATGTGGAGAGGTTGCCTTTTTCCCAGAATGTCCCTTTATTTTACGTGACACAAACGACGTTAAGTATGGATGATGTTGAGGAGATTACTCTAGCACTTCATCAGCGGTATCCCTCTATTGTTACACTTCCGAGTTCGTCTATTTGTTATGCCACTACAAATCGCCAGGGGGCATTGCGTTCTGTGTTAAGTCGTGTAGGGTTTGCCTTTATTATTGGTGATATTAATAGTTCCAATTCTAACCGCCTTTTTGAAGTAGCTCAAAGGCGAAAGGTCCCTTCTGTATTGATTAATGGCCCGGAGTATATTTCTAAGGAGATCCTTACATACCCTGGGGATATAGCTCTTACTTCTGGTGCTTCAACCCCAGAGTATGTTGTTCAGGCTTGCATTGATCAGTTATTAGAGATCATCCCTGGTTTAAAAATAGAGGATGATATATTTGCAGTAGAAGATGTCGTATTTCAGCTTCCTAAAGAGCTCCGTAGTTAA
- a CDS encoding protease-like activity factor CPAF produces the protein MKRKLLVVLAYCLSISCQGFAKNVTKQNAYNDLDFLYNLIGVKYAPLAWKELLFGWNRDERTHQARLQLVLEEKPTTDYCQKVFAEYISSLNDYHAGITFYRNESAYLPYLFKLSEDGRLFVVDVQTPHSEVYLGDEIIEFDGMSAREALESIRVGRGSQTDYSTAARNLTARSAALGHLVPSGIATLKVRRPSGFHRTVTVRWRYTPENIGDFSAIAPLVADHPPQISLDSCYKGASTRFAPHNQCLFNSQMLPYFWSEVRALNKNRLDSDYYIGSKKGFLPNFGPVVWEQVSGPYRANIFEVTNDQGQKFNVGFLRISTYVWTELEDLEEGRRDAPWLTFGEIIDVLESKTDALIIDQTNNPGGSVFYMYGLLSMLTSTPLEVPKHRMILTQDEVSSALKWREELEGVYTDEHASLVLGESMEGYHMDMHAVGALQQFSNDVLSCWASGDISLSKPISLLGFDMIYPNPNHQYTKPIFMLINEENFSCGDLAPTILKDNNRATLIGKPTAGAGGFVFQVAFPNRSGIKGVSLTGSLAVRKGGEYIENLGVSPHIDLGCSSRDLQTGKYSEYINTVKSIVVAELARLGVDEKVAESA, from the coding sequence ATGAAGAGGAAATTACTCGTAGTTTTGGCCTATTGTTTAAGTATAAGTTGTCAGGGTTTTGCTAAGAATGTCACTAAGCAAAATGCGTACAATGACTTAGATTTTCTCTATAATTTAATTGGGGTGAAATACGCTCCATTGGCTTGGAAAGAACTTTTATTTGGATGGAATCGAGATGAGAGGACGCATCAAGCACGTCTTCAGCTAGTGTTAGAGGAGAAACCTACGACGGATTATTGTCAGAAAGTTTTTGCTGAGTATATCAGCTCCTTGAACGATTATCATGCGGGGATTACTTTTTACCGAAATGAAAGTGCATATCTTCCTTATCTATTTAAGCTTAGCGAAGATGGGCGTTTGTTTGTCGTGGATGTGCAGACTCCTCATAGTGAAGTTTATTTAGGCGACGAGATTATAGAGTTCGATGGGATGAGTGCTAGAGAGGCTTTAGAAAGTATTCGTGTAGGGCGAGGAAGCCAGACTGATTATTCTACAGCAGCACGAAATCTGACAGCTCGATCTGCAGCGCTAGGACATCTGGTGCCCTCAGGGATTGCTACATTGAAAGTTCGCCGTCCGAGCGGGTTCCATCGTACAGTAACGGTAAGATGGCGTTATACTCCTGAAAATATTGGAGATTTTTCTGCGATTGCTCCTTTAGTTGCTGATCATCCGCCTCAAATCTCTCTTGATTCTTGTTATAAGGGTGCAAGCACAAGATTCGCTCCCCATAATCAGTGTTTGTTTAACTCTCAGATGTTGCCGTATTTCTGGAGTGAGGTGCGTGCTTTAAATAAAAATCGTTTGGATAGTGACTACTATATTGGCAGTAAAAAAGGGTTCTTGCCGAATTTTGGCCCTGTAGTTTGGGAACAGGTTTCAGGACCTTATAGAGCGAATATTTTTGAAGTTACAAATGATCAAGGGCAAAAGTTTAATGTGGGCTTTTTAAGGATCTCAACTTATGTATGGACAGAGCTTGAGGATCTTGAAGAAGGACGTCGTGATGCTCCTTGGCTTACTTTTGGAGAGATTATTGATGTTTTAGAAAGCAAGACGGACGCATTAATCATAGACCAGACGAATAATCCTGGAGGTAGTGTCTTTTATATGTATGGGTTGTTGTCCATGCTAACATCTACACCTCTAGAAGTTCCAAAACATAGAATGATTTTAACTCAAGATGAAGTAAGCTCTGCATTGAAATGGAGAGAGGAGTTGGAAGGGGTTTATACGGATGAGCATGCTTCCCTCGTGTTGGGAGAGAGTATGGAAGGCTACCATATGGATATGCATGCTGTCGGAGCTTTGCAGCAGTTTTCTAATGATGTTCTGTCTTGCTGGGCTAGTGGGGATATCTCTTTAAGTAAACCGATATCTCTATTAGGATTTGATATGATTTATCCTAATCCTAACCATCAGTATACAAAGCCTATATTCATGTTGATTAATGAAGAAAATTTTTCCTGTGGAGACCTTGCTCCGACGATTTTGAAAGATAATAATCGAGCAACTTTGATTGGGAAGCCTACAGCTGGAGCAGGAGGATTTGTTTTCCAAGTAGCATTCCCTAACCGTTCAGGAATAAAAGGGGTTTCTTTAACAGGCTCTTTGGCTGTAAGAAAGGGCGGGGAGTACATTGAAAATCTCGGAGTTTCCCCTCATATTGACTTGGGATGCTCATCTCGGGATCTTCAAACAGGAAAATATTCTGAATATATTAACACTGTAAAGAGTATAGTAGTTGCAGAGTTAGCGAGATTGGGTGTGGACGAGAAAGTAGCCGAATCCGCTTAA
- a CDS encoding NhaD family Na+:H+ antiporter has product MLKFQLCALFFFGYIAIVFEHIVRVNKSAVALVMGGLMWLVCFSHMDHANLLIFAEEIADMAQVIFFLFSAMAIVELIDSHKGFSIIVRYCRVRSLTLLLWSLLGISFFLSAALDNLTSIIIIMSILKRLVKSREDRLLLGALCVIGVNAGGAWTPLGDVTTTMLWINNKITSWGVIKSLFVPSLVCVLTAGLCGQLLIRKRNLSFVSSVDTEKQTSPAKSSLIIFIGLGSLLMVPIWKACLGVPPFIGALLGLGLVWLTSDWIHFPHGEERYHLRIPHILTQIDISSITFFIGILLAVNALTFANVLSDFSMWMDQLFSRYVVGIFIGLISSVLDNVPLVAATMGMYQLPVDDVLWKLIAYAAGTGGSILIIGSAAGVAFMGTEKVSFLWYFKKISWIGLASYFCGLFSYFLLEKFVLMA; this is encoded by the coding sequence ATGCTGAAGTTTCAATTATGTGCTTTGTTTTTCTTCGGGTACATTGCGATAGTTTTTGAACACATTGTGCGAGTAAATAAATCTGCTGTTGCTTTAGTCATGGGGGGGCTAATGTGGCTAGTTTGTTTCTCTCATATGGATCATGCGAATTTATTGATTTTTGCTGAAGAAATCGCAGATATGGCCCAGGTGATATTCTTTTTATTTTCAGCTATGGCTATCGTGGAACTAATAGATTCGCATAAGGGATTTTCTATAATAGTTAGATATTGTCGTGTGCGTTCACTTACTCTTCTTTTATGGAGTCTTTTAGGAATTTCTTTTTTTCTTTCTGCCGCTTTAGATAACCTGACTTCTATTATTATCATCATGTCTATTTTAAAGCGCTTGGTGAAATCCCGGGAAGATCGTTTGCTTCTTGGCGCGCTTTGTGTGATTGGGGTAAATGCTGGGGGAGCTTGGACTCCGCTTGGAGATGTCACAACGACAATGTTGTGGATAAATAATAAGATAACTTCTTGGGGAGTAATAAAATCTTTATTTGTCCCAAGTTTAGTGTGTGTATTAACTGCAGGACTTTGCGGGCAGCTTTTAATTCGAAAAAGAAATCTTAGCTTTGTTTCTTCTGTAGATACGGAAAAGCAGACATCTCCAGCAAAGAGTTCTTTAATTATTTTTATTGGTTTAGGTTCTTTACTTATGGTGCCTATATGGAAGGCTTGTTTAGGAGTTCCTCCATTTATAGGGGCTTTGTTGGGATTGGGGCTTGTATGGTTAACAAGTGACTGGATTCATTTCCCTCATGGAGAAGAGCGTTATCATTTAAGAATCCCGCACATTTTGACTCAAATAGATATTTCTTCTATCACGTTCTTCATTGGGATTCTTCTTGCAGTGAATGCATTAACTTTTGCGAACGTGCTTTCTGATTTTTCTATGTGGATGGATCAACTGTTTTCTAGGTATGTTGTTGGGATCTTTATTGGGCTAATATCTAGCGTTTTAGATAACGTTCCTTTAGTGGCAGCTACAATGGGAATGTATCAGCTTCCTGTAGATGATGTTTTATGGAAACTGATTGCTTACGCTGCAGGAACAGGAGGAAGCATTTTGATTATTGGTTCTGCTGCAGGGGTTGCTTTTATGGGAACAGAAAAAGTGAGCTTTTTATGGTATTTTAAAAAGATTTCTTGGATTGGGTTGGCTAGCTATTTCTGCGGGTTATTTTCATATTTTCTTCTGGAAAAGTTTGTTTTAATGGCATGA
- a CDS encoding solute carrier family 26 protein, translated as MTTKTSWSFKHLIPTLYTSIKEGYSFNAFKKDFLAGITVGILAFPFAIAVSIGIGVSPIQGLIASIIGGFLASALGGSQVLISGPTSAFISILYCIVAKYEIEGLFAVTLLAGIFLVAFGLTGLGTFIKYMPYPVVTGLTTGIAVLIFSSQIKDFLGLQMGENVPTDFIAKWVAYWDHLWTWDSKSFAVGLFSLLLMIYFRNYKPRYPGVMIAIIIATTLVWLLKIDIPTIESRYGTLPQSLPLPVLPRLSITKILQLMPEALTIAVLTGIETLLAAVVADGMIGSRHQSNCQLVGQGIANIGTALFSGIPVSGSLSRTAANIKSGALTPISGLVHSVFICFILLLLAPLTIKIPLTCLAAVLILIAWNMSEIHHFIHLFTAPKKDVVVLLTVFVLTVMTTITSAVQVGMMLAAFLFMKQMSDLSDAISSSKYFDEDNQQQKKDEVFSKAEVPLNTEIYEINGPFFFGIADRLKNILNEIESPPKIFILCMSRVPTIDASAMHALEEFFLECNRQGTLLLLAGVKKTPLGDLKRYHLDQLIGVDHIFSNIKSALLFAQALIKLEKKSSC; from the coding sequence ATGACCACTAAAACCTCCTGGTCATTCAAGCATTTAATCCCTACGCTTTATACAAGCATTAAAGAAGGGTATTCTTTTAATGCTTTTAAAAAAGATTTTTTAGCCGGAATTACTGTTGGGATTCTAGCCTTTCCCTTTGCTATTGCCGTATCCATTGGTATAGGAGTTTCTCCAATTCAAGGGCTAATTGCCTCGATAATCGGAGGCTTCTTAGCTTCAGCCCTAGGGGGAAGCCAGGTCCTTATTTCCGGACCTACAAGTGCTTTTATTTCTATTCTCTATTGCATTGTTGCAAAATATGAAATCGAAGGGCTATTTGCTGTTACACTTCTAGCGGGAATTTTTCTTGTTGCCTTTGGGCTTACAGGATTAGGAACGTTCATTAAATACATGCCCTATCCCGTTGTGACTGGGTTAACCACAGGGATCGCAGTTTTAATCTTTTCTTCTCAAATCAAAGATTTTCTTGGTTTGCAGATGGGAGAAAATGTCCCCACAGATTTCATCGCAAAATGGGTGGCATATTGGGATCACCTATGGACATGGGATAGTAAATCTTTCGCTGTAGGATTATTTTCCCTCCTACTGATGATTTACTTTCGCAACTACAAACCTCGCTATCCTGGAGTGATGATTGCCATTATTATCGCGACTACTCTTGTGTGGCTACTTAAAATCGATATTCCTACGATAGAAAGCCGATACGGCACTCTTCCCCAATCACTCCCTCTTCCTGTCCTTCCTCGCTTGAGCATAACAAAAATCCTACAGCTGATGCCAGAAGCGTTAACTATTGCAGTTTTAACAGGAATAGAAACCCTCCTTGCTGCTGTAGTTGCTGATGGGATGATCGGCTCTCGTCACCAGTCTAATTGTCAACTTGTTGGGCAAGGAATAGCAAATATTGGAACCGCATTATTTTCAGGAATTCCTGTTTCTGGATCTTTATCACGAACAGCTGCAAATATCAAATCTGGAGCCTTAACTCCTATTTCTGGACTCGTTCATTCAGTTTTTATTTGCTTTATCCTACTTTTACTTGCCCCGTTAACAATAAAAATTCCCCTTACATGTCTTGCCGCCGTATTGATTTTAATTGCATGGAACATGAGTGAAATCCACCATTTCATTCACTTATTCACAGCCCCAAAAAAGGATGTTGTTGTCCTTCTCACTGTCTTTGTTCTTACTGTTATGACAACAATAACCTCCGCAGTACAGGTAGGAATGATGTTAGCAGCTTTCCTGTTTATGAAACAAATGAGCGATCTTTCTGATGCAATCTCTTCGTCAAAATACTTCGATGAGGATAATCAACAACAGAAAAAAGACGAAGTCTTTAGCAAAGCTGAGGTTCCTCTAAATACGGAAATTTATGAAATTAACGGACCCTTCTTTTTCGGAATCGCAGACCGCTTGAAAAATATCTTAAACGAAATCGAGTCTCCGCCAAAAATCTTTATCTTGTGCATGTCTCGAGTTCCTACAATTGATGCTTCAGCTATGCACGCTTTAGAAGAGTTTTTTTTAGAATGTAACCGACAAGGGACACTATTACTATTAGCTGGAGTGAAAAAAACCCCATTAGGAGATCTCAAACGTTATCATTTAGATCAACTTATTGGAGTCGATCATATCTTCTCAAATATCAAAAGCGCCCTTCTTTTTGCTCAAGCTTTGATCAAATTAGAAAAAAAATCTTCCTGCTAA
- the fumC gene encoding class II fumarate hydratase, with translation MRQENDSLGVVEVPEDKLYGAQTLRSQKFFSWGKESMPFEIIRALVLIKKCAAKANCDLGFLEAKLCDMIVSAADKILQGGYEEHFPLRVWQTGSGTQTNMNVNEVIANLAIHSHGGVLGSKSPIHPNDHVNKSQSSNDVFPTAMHIAGVLSVKNRLIPAIDHMLNSLSHKVDEFRHDIKIGRTHLMDAVPMTLGQEFSGYHSQIFQCCERIAFSLTHMYELALGATAVGTGLNVPKGFIQKVFQYLRQETGEPFVPAKNYFSALSCHDALVHAHGVLATLACSLTKIATDLSFLGSGPRCGLGELFFPQNEPGSSIMPGKVNPTQCEALQMVCAQVLGNHQTILISGSRGNFELNVMKPVIIYNFLQSIELLSDGMRAFSDFFISGLQVNKVQLQEFLNRSLMLVTALSPTLGYDKCSKIALKAFHENMTLKEACLQLGFLSEAEFDRLVVPEVMVGNH, from the coding sequence ATGCGACAAGAGAATGATAGCTTGGGTGTAGTTGAGGTTCCTGAAGATAAATTATATGGGGCGCAAACTCTGCGTTCTCAAAAATTTTTTTCCTGGGGAAAGGAATCCATGCCATTTGAAATTATACGAGCTCTTGTTCTGATTAAGAAATGTGCAGCAAAGGCAAATTGTGACTTAGGATTTTTAGAAGCGAAACTTTGTGATATGATCGTTTCCGCAGCGGATAAGATCCTTCAGGGGGGGTATGAAGAGCATTTTCCTTTAAGGGTTTGGCAAACGGGAAGTGGAACACAGACAAATATGAATGTCAATGAGGTGATAGCAAACCTTGCCATTCATAGTCATGGGGGAGTTTTGGGAAGTAAATCCCCTATACACCCTAATGATCATGTGAATAAATCTCAGTCTTCAAATGATGTGTTCCCTACAGCTATGCATATTGCTGGAGTCTTGAGTGTGAAAAATCGACTTATCCCTGCGATTGATCATATGCTGAATAGTTTAAGCCATAAGGTGGATGAATTTCGTCATGATATAAAAATTGGTCGTACACATCTTATGGATGCGGTTCCTATGACTTTAGGGCAGGAGTTTTCCGGTTATCATTCCCAAATATTTCAGTGTTGTGAGCGCATAGCGTTTTCTCTGACGCATATGTATGAATTAGCCTTAGGAGCGACAGCTGTTGGCACGGGGCTTAATGTACCTAAGGGTTTTATTCAAAAAGTCTTCCAATATCTTCGACAGGAAACGGGGGAGCCTTTTGTCCCTGCGAAAAATTATTTTTCTGCATTATCTTGTCATGACGCTTTAGTACATGCACATGGAGTTTTGGCGACTCTTGCGTGTAGTTTAACGAAAATTGCTACAGATTTAAGTTTTTTAGGTTCTGGACCACGCTGTGGCTTGGGGGAGTTGTTTTTTCCGCAAAATGAACCCGGTTCTTCTATTATGCCAGGGAAGGTCAATCCAACACAGTGTGAGGCATTACAGATGGTGTGTGCTCAAGTATTAGGGAACCACCAAACTATTCTTATTTCAGGAAGTCGGGGGAATTTTGAATTAAATGTAATGAAGCCTGTAATTATCTATAACTTTTTGCAATCTATAGAGTTGCTTTCTGATGGTATGCGGGCATTTTCTGATTTCTTTATCTCAGGATTGCAGGTGAATAAAGTACAATTACAAGAATTTTTGAATCGCTCTTTAATGTTAGTGACTGCGCTTTCTCCCACGTTAGGTTATGATAAGTGTTCGAAAATCGCTTTAAAGGCATTTCATGAAAATATGACATTAAAAGAAGCGTGTTTACAATTGGGGTTCTTATCCGAAGCAGAGTTTGATCGTCTTGTTGTTCCAGAAGTAATGGTTGGAAATCATTAG
- a CDS encoding ABC transporter permease/substrate-binding protein, with product MKRKTFYYSIIILSFFILWEAAQYRPSLAFLCPPPSKIIKASAHSLPLLLSCSYQTLKGILGGFFLALALSIMLASIMLTYKSAKDLLQPLFVLLQCTPMFTLAPLIVLWFGWGLNAVIIPTALTIFFPLTLTIYQGITATPRELLEQFILHGATKKQILIKLRLPYALPHISSGLKIAIGSAGFAAIAGEWVASHSGLGILILESRRNYEMELMFAGLFVLSLLTLSLFQIVLISEKYVFSLFRVTKSQKITFSKYKLLCSLPLLLTVFPFLNKAPSSEKTKDLIKLSLLLDWTPNPNHAPLYVGIAQGFFQYHGIDLHIQKNTDSSSSIPHILFEKVDMTLYHAFGIIKASIKGLPVQVIGRLIDSTLQGFLYRADDSISNIQDLNNKVLGFCLNNSRDLSQLLDTLKLQGVVPSKVKNVSSDLISPMLLKKIDFLYGAFYNIEEVIFSSLGMPTRCFLSDTYGMPTGPQLLICAKKHTKATKPEIVQAFQKALQKSIDFCKKHPEEAFKIYTQATTDIPKKLSIEHLQWEKTLPLFAQSQAPLEDSLVTSLVHAITQRYPELTHQAVFFSPEDIASPYSPVLQGCENT from the coding sequence ATGAAAAGAAAAACTTTTTATTATTCTATAATCATTCTATCTTTTTTTATTTTATGGGAAGCTGCACAGTATCGACCTTCTCTTGCTTTTCTTTGTCCCCCACCATCAAAAATTATCAAAGCCTCTGCGCACTCTCTTCCTCTTCTCTTATCGTGTTCATATCAAACTTTAAAGGGAATTTTAGGAGGGTTCTTTCTAGCATTAGCCTTGTCCATAATGCTTGCGAGCATAATGCTCACATATAAATCTGCAAAAGACCTCCTACAACCTTTATTCGTTCTTTTACAATGCACTCCAATGTTTACCCTAGCTCCTCTTATTGTACTCTGGTTTGGCTGGGGACTGAATGCTGTTATTATCCCTACAGCACTAACAATATTCTTTCCTTTAACTCTAACAATTTATCAAGGAATCACAGCAACTCCGAGAGAGCTACTAGAGCAATTTATTTTACACGGTGCTACGAAAAAACAAATTCTCATAAAGCTCAGGCTTCCTTATGCATTACCTCATATATCTTCAGGACTAAAAATTGCTATAGGTTCTGCAGGATTTGCTGCTATCGCTGGAGAGTGGGTGGCTTCCCACTCAGGACTAGGGATTTTAATTCTTGAAAGTCGCAGAAACTATGAAATGGAACTGATGTTTGCTGGACTTTTTGTCTTATCTCTTCTTACGTTATCTTTGTTTCAAATTGTATTAATAAGCGAAAAATACGTATTTTCTTTATTCCGAGTAACTAAAAGTCAAAAAATCACATTTTCTAAATACAAACTTCTATGCTCTCTTCCTTTGCTTCTAACTGTTTTTCCATTTTTAAATAAAGCTCCCTCATCAGAAAAAACGAAAGATCTTATCAAGCTTTCTTTATTGCTAGATTGGACTCCAAATCCTAACCATGCCCCTTTATATGTTGGTATTGCTCAAGGATTTTTTCAATATCACGGAATAGACCTACATATCCAAAAAAACACAGATTCTAGCTCTTCTATTCCCCATATCCTTTTTGAGAAAGTCGATATGACCTTATATCACGCCTTCGGGATCATTAAAGCATCAATAAAAGGTCTCCCTGTACAAGTGATTGGAAGGCTTATAGATTCCACTCTTCAGGGATTCCTCTATCGCGCAGACGATTCCATCTCAAATATTCAAGACTTAAACAATAAAGTTCTGGGATTCTGCTTAAACAACTCTAGAGATTTGTCTCAACTTTTAGACACATTAAAACTTCAAGGCGTTGTACCTTCAAAAGTAAAAAATGTAAGCTCTGACCTTATTTCCCCTATGTTACTAAAAAAAATCGATTTCCTCTACGGTGCATTTTATAACATAGAAGAAGTCATATTTTCCTCTTTAGGAATGCCTACCCGGTGTTTCCTCTCAGACACCTATGGGATGCCTACAGGTCCCCAATTACTCATCTGTGCAAAAAAACATACGAAAGCGACAAAACCAGAAATTGTTCAAGCTTTCCAAAAAGCTCTTCAAAAAAGTATCGATTTTTGTAAAAAACACCCCGAAGAAGCGTTTAAAATTTATACACAAGCCACTACAGACATTCCTAAAAAACTTTCTATTGAGCACCTTCAATGGGAAAAAACTTTACCTCTATTTGCACAAAGCCAAGCTCCCCTTGAGGACTCTCTAGTTACCTCTTTAGTTCATGCCATCACTCAAAGATACCCAGAACTCACTCATCAAGCCGTCTTTTTCTCTCCAGAAGATATTGCAAGCCCTTATTCTCCAGTGCTACAGGGATGCGAAAACACATGA
- a CDS encoding adenylate kinase family protein has product MIEKRIAETLKTYTKPFSSILLFGPPGSGKDFLGDMIAHAGSQVYVSLGDIFRSYPLESPIRQMFHQYAVSGALIPDEDVIAVWHYYIQGLIATGRYSPDFQDLFVSGVPRTLRQAELLDQYLTVRHVVILTVQDEAQLLERTQRSLHKKGRLDEVGVELLQKRLQTYQKEIDEIIQHYPKHKVSYVNAEQKPLEVLRDILTRLAHVFSHPCSTGE; this is encoded by the coding sequence ATGATAGAAAAAAGAATCGCAGAAACATTAAAGACATATACCAAACCATTTTCTTCCATATTGTTATTTGGTCCTCCTGGATCAGGAAAAGATTTTTTAGGGGATATGATTGCTCATGCTGGGAGTCAGGTTTATGTTTCCCTAGGGGATATTTTTCGTTCTTATCCCTTAGAGTCTCCTATCCGTCAGATGTTTCATCAGTATGCAGTTTCTGGGGCACTAATCCCTGATGAAGATGTTATTGCTGTTTGGCATTACTATATTCAGGGGCTGATTGCTACAGGCCGTTATTCTCCCGATTTCCAAGATTTATTTGTCAGTGGAGTTCCAAGAACTTTAAGGCAAGCAGAGCTGTTAGATCAGTATCTTACTGTACGTCATGTTGTTATTTTAACAGTTCAGGATGAAGCTCAGTTGCTGGAGAGAACGCAACGCTCTTTGCATAAAAAAGGTCGCCTTGATGAGGTTGGTGTTGAGCTTTTGCAAAAGCGTCTACAGACATATCAAAAAGAAATTGATGAGATTATTCAGCACTATCCGAAACATAAAGTTTCCTATGTTAATGCGGAACAGAAGCCTTTAGAAGTGCTTAGGGATATCCTTACGCGTCTTGCTCATGTGTTTTCGCATCCCTGTAGCACTGGAGAATAA
- a CDS encoding MarC family protein yields MMWFLLYLPQVCTFFLSADVLTNILVINRLLSNYSQKQRFFLLLRECRFSLIAMILLFWATLGATHVLHTPPCAIRTVGGIIITLIGIRATLRLNKEEAWSSYSSNSSSLPFVTPIAMPLIIGPSWLGACCAFISKSFLHVTSTYIVILSWVLITCATFILHFLINPGKIKLLVTIQTILGLFVTIVGAQILISGLQSTFL; encoded by the coding sequence ATGATGTGGTTTTTACTTTATTTGCCTCAAGTTTGTACTTTTTTTCTATCTGCAGATGTTCTTACAAACATTTTGGTAATTAATCGTCTTCTTAGCAACTACTCTCAAAAGCAACGCTTTTTCTTGCTCTTAAGAGAATGTCGTTTTTCTTTAATTGCTATGATACTCTTGTTTTGGGCCACTCTGGGAGCCACACACGTGTTACACACTCCCCCGTGCGCCATACGTACTGTGGGAGGAATCATTATCACTCTTATAGGAATCAGAGCCACTCTTCGCCTTAACAAAGAAGAAGCGTGGAGCTCTTATTCCTCAAACTCTTCATCTCTTCCTTTTGTTACTCCTATAGCCATGCCCCTTATTATCGGTCCCTCATGGCTAGGTGCCTGCTGTGCTTTTATTAGCAAGTCATTTCTACATGTAACGAGTACATATATTGTCATCCTAAGTTGGGTCCTTATCACCTGTGCCACCTTCATATTGCATTTCCTAATCAATCCAGGGAAAATTAAGCTCCTAGTTACAATCCAAACTATTTTAGGCCTTTTTGTTACTATCGTTGGCGCCCAGATTCTAATATCTGGGTTGCAAAGCACATTCTTATAA